Proteins encoded within one genomic window of Leptospira stimsonii:
- a CDS encoding sensor histidine kinase has product MVLSETAFLNQTSIKIDGEWDFYYQKLLSSDDFKNSISMPEKGTINLPGFWNDIKSEEKEYDAKNYCTFRMLLTLPKHSDKKQLSLYIPHAFTTYRMYLDGFLISENGTVGTSEENTKEYWLPNIVVFTPKARTIELIIHVANYKSLNAGFRQSIEIGSEETILRTKQVRLALDIFLIASLFVISLYHFSLFLLRKKELSLIYFSIYSFLNVLYKLTSGEFFLMILFPNFEWRWLIKIFFLSVYLTFPFLLSFMSKVFPKEIDKIFIYLFQIIFFSFSTFVLFSESTWIEETLLPAEIAMLFCCIYIFWVLYKAMMNKRESAIGFFLGFLFLFLTVLNDILFEKNIIKTEVYGPLGNFVLFFSQSFLLSKKQSKLYSTVKKQKIELEQSVLLKDKIYHANILSKRMELELYKKTIQPHFLMNSLSAIRYWVTENPEKSAQILDSLVGELRIILKVASKQLIPFGDEIKLCKHHIGVMEMRMEKDYRFRTIGIKPTELIPPLIFHTLIENAFTHEDSKKAKLSFVILKKKIIKGENIYSVYCFIVYNHFKTETSSVSKHGSGTGLEYVRLRLEESYSGKWSLQHGKSKKGYRVIIQLQTD; this is encoded by the coding sequence TTGGTTCTTTCTGAAACAGCGTTTCTTAACCAAACATCGATTAAAATAGATGGTGAATGGGATTTTTACTACCAAAAACTTCTTAGTTCAGATGATTTTAAGAATTCTATCTCAATGCCAGAAAAGGGAACCATAAATCTCCCGGGATTTTGGAACGATATCAAATCGGAAGAAAAGGAATATGATGCAAAGAATTACTGCACATTTAGAATGTTGCTGACTCTTCCTAAACATTCAGACAAGAAGCAACTTTCTCTTTATATCCCGCACGCGTTCACAACCTATCGCATGTATTTAGATGGTTTTTTGATTTCAGAAAATGGAACCGTAGGCACATCGGAAGAAAATACGAAGGAATATTGGTTACCTAATATCGTAGTTTTTACTCCAAAGGCACGGACTATCGAACTTATTATCCATGTAGCAAATTACAAATCCTTAAATGCAGGCTTTAGGCAAAGTATAGAAATCGGAAGCGAAGAGACGATTCTCCGAACCAAACAAGTCCGCCTCGCTCTAGATATTTTTTTAATAGCGAGTTTATTTGTAATTTCACTCTACCACTTTTCACTCTTTCTTTTGCGAAAAAAGGAACTAAGTCTAATTTATTTCTCTATATATTCTTTCTTAAATGTGCTTTATAAGCTCACTAGCGGAGAGTTTTTTTTAATGATACTATTCCCTAATTTTGAATGGAGATGGCTTATTAAGATTTTTTTCCTTTCCGTATATTTAACATTTCCATTTTTACTTAGCTTTATGAGCAAAGTTTTTCCAAAAGAAATCGATAAAATATTTATTTACTTATTCCAGATCATATTTTTCTCTTTCTCTACTTTTGTTCTATTTTCAGAATCAACTTGGATAGAAGAAACACTTTTGCCGGCTGAAATTGCCATGTTGTTTTGCTGTATTTATATTTTTTGGGTTTTATACAAAGCGATGATGAATAAAAGGGAAAGTGCGATAGGATTTTTTCTTGGTTTCCTTTTTTTATTTTTAACCGTGCTAAACGATATTTTATTCGAAAAAAATATAATTAAAACGGAGGTATACGGCCCATTAGGAAATTTTGTATTATTCTTTTCACAATCTTTTTTACTTTCAAAAAAACAATCAAAGCTTTACAGCACTGTGAAAAAGCAAAAGATAGAGCTTGAACAATCAGTATTACTAAAAGATAAAATTTACCATGCAAATATTCTTTCCAAAAGGATGGAATTAGAGTTATATAAAAAAACGATTCAACCACATTTTCTAATGAATTCCCTTTCTGCAATTCGTTACTGGGTTACCGAAAATCCGGAGAAATCTGCGCAAATTTTAGATTCGCTAGTAGGAGAACTTCGAATCATCTTAAAGGTTGCTTCGAAACAATTGATCCCTTTTGGCGATGAAATCAAATTATGCAAACATCATATTGGTGTCATGGAAATGCGAATGGAAAAAGATTACCGATTCAGGACAATTGGGATCAAGCCAACGGAATTAATCCCGCCACTAATTTTTCACACTCTCATTGAAAATGCCTTTACTCATGAGGATTCCAAAAAAGCAAAATTAAGTTTTGTAATTCTCAAAAAAAAAATAATCAAAGGAGAGAATATTTATTCTGTCTATTGTTTTATAGTCTATAACCATTTTAAGACTGAAACTTCGAGCGTATCTAAGCATGGTTCTGGAACTGGCCTAGAATACGTAAGACTACGGTTGGAGGAATCTTATTCTGGCAAGTGGTCTTTACAACATGGAAAATCTAAAAAAGGATATCGCGTAATCATCCAATTACAAACCGACTAA
- a CDS encoding hybrid sensor histidine kinase/response regulator produces the protein MIQRKVYIVCIEDNPNDLGLMIRQINGSGLDFSYKQIQTKDELIQEVQSSEPDLVLSDFSLPSFDGMEALEIVRKFHPNVPFLFVSGWLGEDAAIEALKQGATDYISKNKITKLNYSIERALKESEERILLEEVEKQNETLKSQLIQAQKLEAISLLATGVAHEINNPLTIIINYAQLILGQSQDDSILKYASNILDEGERISNITKDLLRLARQEKQVFSKVNFREVIQRTVSLCEQLFKKDTIRIETQIQDSLPDVFCVPQQIQQVVLNILNNARDALNQKYPKYDSNKMILIKAKKFEKDSDPWIQMSIEDRGIGIPTEEAKKIFSPFFTTKKVDKGTGLGLSVSTGIIKDHGGEIYYESKENEFTRFYINLPVRPEIEKGSSSSQEKNFA, from the coding sequence ATGATTCAAAGAAAAGTTTACATCGTCTGTATCGAAGACAATCCGAACGATCTCGGTTTAATGATACGCCAGATTAATGGGAGTGGTTTAGATTTTTCTTATAAACAAATTCAAACGAAAGATGAGTTAATTCAAGAAGTTCAGTCAAGCGAACCCGACCTGGTCTTATCCGATTTTTCTCTTCCTTCTTTTGATGGGATGGAGGCCCTTGAAATCGTTAGAAAATTTCATCCGAACGTTCCATTTCTTTTTGTTTCCGGCTGGTTGGGAGAAGACGCGGCGATCGAAGCCCTCAAACAAGGTGCCACAGATTACATTTCCAAAAACAAGATCACAAAACTCAACTATTCGATAGAAAGAGCTCTAAAAGAATCAGAAGAAAGAATACTTTTGGAAGAAGTTGAAAAGCAGAATGAAACTCTAAAGTCTCAACTGATACAAGCTCAGAAGTTGGAAGCGATCAGCCTTCTCGCTACAGGAGTGGCACATGAAATCAATAATCCGCTGACGATCATCATTAATTACGCGCAGTTGATTCTTGGACAAAGTCAAGACGACTCCATTCTTAAATATGCAAGTAATATCCTGGACGAAGGAGAAAGAATTTCGAATATCACAAAAGACCTCTTGAGGCTCGCTAGGCAGGAGAAACAAGTCTTTTCAAAAGTAAATTTCCGGGAAGTGATTCAAAGGACCGTTTCACTTTGCGAACAACTTTTCAAAAAAGATACGATCCGTATTGAAACACAGATTCAAGATTCACTTCCGGACGTTTTCTGTGTTCCGCAACAGATCCAACAAGTGGTCCTCAACATTTTGAACAATGCAAGGGACGCCCTCAATCAAAAGTATCCGAAATACGATTCGAATAAAATGATCCTCATTAAGGCTAAAAAATTCGAAAAGGATTCGGATCCTTGGATTCAGATGAGCATCGAAGACCGAGGAATCGGGATTCCGACTGAGGAAGCCAAGAAAATCTTCAGTCCCTTTTTCACGACGAAAAAGGTGGATAAAGGAACTGGCCTTGGACTTTCCGTAAGTACCGGAATCATCAAGGATCACGGAGGTGAAATTTATTACGAAAGCAAAGAAAATGAATTCACTCGATTCTACATCAATCTTCCAGTTCGTCCTGAAATCGAAAAGGGTTCAAGTTCTTCGCAAGAAAAAAATTTCGCTTGA
- a CDS encoding response regulator → MHNLHENSISILYAEDNAQDSELALRSLKKHNLTNQLKLVRDGEEALEYLFATGRYVARDKMQLPSLILLDLKMPKVDGIEVLKRVRSEEITKFIPVVILTSSAEEKDIVESYRLGVNSYVVKPLEFSKFSDVAAEIGFYWILMNKRVL, encoded by the coding sequence ATGCACAACTTACATGAAAATTCAATTTCAATTCTTTACGCGGAGGATAACGCGCAAGATTCGGAACTCGCGTTGAGAAGTTTAAAAAAACATAATCTTACAAACCAGTTGAAACTTGTTAGAGACGGCGAAGAGGCGCTTGAATATTTATTCGCAACCGGAAGATACGTGGCTCGGGATAAAATGCAACTTCCATCTTTGATTCTTCTCGATTTAAAGATGCCTAAGGTGGACGGAATCGAAGTGCTTAAAAGAGTTAGGAGCGAAGAAATCACTAAATTCATCCCGGTCGTTATCCTCACTTCCTCCGCTGAAGAAAAAGACATCGTCGAAAGTTACCGTTTAGGTGTGAACAGTTACGTAGTTAAACCTCTTGAATTTTCTAAATTCAGCGATGTTGCCGCAGAAATCGGATTTTACTGGATTCTTATGAACAAACGAGTTTTATGA
- a CDS encoding polysaccharide deacetylase family protein, with protein sequence MNEGGINMYYQGPWPSGFKGVLALGFDVDLEYAYTKETHTMGFLPRIFGFDRLLAGSRLVNRSRGMFGLNVGLPRVRALLKEFEIPATFFVPSAHVDRYPKIFRSIQDDGHEIGAHGHEHESLALFHGSPKKEAGILHKIDGIFRNHLGKSPAGYRSPSWDMNDHTPTLLVEAGYKYDSSLFGGQAPYPISTKKEAYLLEIPIDWSQDDAPYFLFLKPPIMFAQFHDPRSVFEIWKTELDSVINEGGVMTITCHPSIIGRFHRLQILRQLIQHARERGDIWITSFHEIATHVDRMQHSNSTRSEVPLSKIE encoded by the coding sequence ATGAATGAAGGCGGTATAAACATGTATTATCAAGGACCCTGGCCTTCCGGCTTCAAGGGAGTTTTAGCCCTCGGTTTCGACGTAGATCTGGAGTATGCTTATACAAAGGAAACGCATACGATGGGTTTTCTTCCGAGAATTTTTGGATTTGATCGTTTGCTAGCTGGAAGCCGGCTCGTGAATCGTTCCAGAGGAATGTTCGGATTGAATGTGGGTTTACCGCGAGTTCGGGCGCTGTTGAAGGAATTTGAGATTCCTGCAACTTTTTTCGTTCCATCCGCGCACGTGGATCGGTATCCTAAAATTTTTCGTTCCATTCAAGACGACGGTCACGAAATCGGTGCGCACGGACACGAACACGAATCTCTCGCCCTTTTTCACGGATCTCCGAAAAAGGAAGCCGGCATTCTGCATAAGATTGACGGCATTTTTCGAAATCATCTCGGTAAAAGTCCCGCGGGATATAGGTCGCCTTCCTGGGATATGAATGATCACACTCCGACTTTATTGGTAGAGGCGGGTTATAAATACGATTCCAGTCTCTTTGGTGGACAAGCGCCGTATCCTATTTCAACGAAAAAAGAAGCATATTTGCTTGAAATACCGATAGACTGGTCCCAGGACGATGCGCCATATTTCCTTTTTTTAAAACCGCCAATCATGTTTGCGCAGTTTCATGATCCTCGATCGGTGTTCGAAATTTGGAAAACTGAACTGGACTCGGTAATAAACGAAGGAGGGGTTATGACGATTACTTGTCATCCTTCTATTATCGGCCGTTTTCATAGACTTCAGATCCTTAGGCAATTAATCCAGCACGCGCGTGAACGAGGCGATATCTGGATAACGTCTTTCCATGAAATAGCGACTCACGTCGATCGAATGCAACATTCAAATTCAACAAGATCAGAGGTCCCGCTTTCTAAGATAGAATAG
- a CDS encoding flavin-containing monooxygenase, with protein MNQPNIKKGKIKDCSKYVCIVGAGPAGLSLSRSLKHKGILHHVLERHSDVGGIWDIENLGSPMYESAHFISSKYLSGYADFPMPEDYPDYPSRKQILEYHRSFARAYDLYREIQFRTQVKNIEKQGDLWLVELENGEARYYESVVCANGITWSPSYPNFPGRETFSGEILHSKEYRDPSIFKGKRVLIVGAGNSGCDIACDAGPTADSTFISVRRGYHFIPKHIFGIPADVFGDGAHWIPNWFSQWFLGWMLRLIVGDLTKVGLPAPDHKLFETHPIINDQLLHYLRHGDVRAKCDISRLNHDFVEFNDGSRERIDLIVFATGYNWSIPYMDEKYFEWKNGRPDLYLTLFNRRFENLYALGFMETDGGAYKMFDEMANLISSYIEAKRKGQASSIRFRNLIENDRPKLNGGILYLNTGRHSVYVNQVAYRNYRRKLQIQMGWPELIPGQFKPLSKLSEIETVSAEKEKS; from the coding sequence ATGAATCAACCGAATATCAAAAAAGGAAAAATCAAAGATTGTTCTAAGTATGTTTGTATTGTTGGTGCCGGGCCGGCTGGCCTCTCCCTTTCTCGATCTTTAAAGCATAAAGGGATACTGCACCATGTATTGGAGCGCCATTCTGATGTTGGTGGAATCTGGGATATCGAGAATTTAGGTTCTCCAATGTATGAAAGCGCACATTTTATATCTTCAAAATATCTTTCCGGTTACGCGGATTTTCCGATGCCTGAAGATTATCCGGATTATCCTTCCCGAAAACAAATTCTCGAATACCACCGTTCCTTTGCAAGGGCTTACGATCTATATCGAGAAATTCAATTCCGAACGCAGGTAAAAAATATCGAAAAACAAGGAGATCTATGGCTCGTTGAGTTAGAAAACGGAGAAGCAAGATATTACGAAAGCGTTGTATGCGCAAATGGAATCACATGGTCACCAAGTTATCCGAATTTTCCCGGTCGAGAGACCTTTTCTGGAGAAATTCTTCATAGCAAAGAATATCGCGATCCCTCGATTTTTAAGGGGAAACGGGTATTAATCGTCGGGGCCGGTAATTCAGGATGTGATATTGCTTGTGATGCAGGCCCGACGGCCGACAGTACGTTTATTAGTGTTAGGAGAGGTTATCATTTTATTCCTAAACACATTTTCGGGATTCCGGCTGACGTCTTCGGAGACGGAGCTCACTGGATACCGAATTGGTTTTCACAGTGGTTTCTTGGTTGGATGTTAAGATTGATCGTAGGTGATCTAACGAAAGTCGGATTGCCTGCGCCGGATCATAAGTTGTTTGAAACACATCCGATCATTAATGATCAATTATTGCACTATCTTCGTCATGGCGATGTAAGAGCAAAATGTGATATCTCAAGGCTCAATCATGATTTCGTTGAATTTAATGACGGAAGCCGTGAAAGGATCGATTTGATCGTTTTTGCCACAGGTTATAACTGGTCGATTCCTTATATGGACGAGAAATACTTCGAATGGAAGAACGGTCGGCCGGATCTCTATTTAACTCTTTTTAACCGTAGATTTGAAAATTTATATGCACTCGGATTTATGGAAACGGACGGCGGAGCTTATAAAATGTTCGACGAAATGGCCAATCTGATTTCGTCCTACATAGAGGCAAAGAGGAAAGGACAGGCTTCTTCCATAAGGTTTCGAAATCTAATCGAAAACGATCGTCCGAAATTAAATGGAGGAATTCTATATTTAAACACAGGTCGCCATTCGGTCTATGTAAATCAAGTTGCTTACAGGAATTACAGACGCAAGTTGCAGATTCAAATGGGTTGGCCTGAATTGATTCCCGGCCAATTTAAACCTTTGTCAAAGTTGTCCGAAATAGAGACCGTTTCTGCAGAAAAGGAAAAGTCGTAA
- a CDS encoding helix-turn-helix domain-containing protein, whose protein sequence is MEEENVYCDEDLNLQSLASMLSVTPHQLSQYLNERLHITFRKFVNDFRIRAAEEMLLEVRHRSILEVGLAVGFNSNSVFYEAFKERTGKSPAQYRRDTNVR, encoded by the coding sequence ATGGAAGAGGAAAATGTTTACTGTGACGAGGACTTGAATCTTCAAAGTTTAGCTTCGATGCTATCCGTGACTCCGCACCAACTTTCTCAGTATTTAAATGAAAGGCTCCATATCACTTTCAGAAAATTCGTAAACGATTTTCGAATACGCGCGGCCGAGGAGATGTTGCTTGAAGTAAGACACCGCTCCATTTTGGAAGTTGGTCTTGCCGTAGGCTTCAATTCAAACTCCGTTTTCTACGAGGCATTTAAAGAGAGGACAGGAAAGTCTCCCGCTCAATATCGACGTGATACAAACGTCCGTTAA
- a CDS encoding C45 family peptidase gives MTPSSDRTLQTMAEANCKLVAQYGKGTLYSFGQLSILSVQGNSYEMGLQHGRLLRESVRKGVVRYFGNLSETDTRLRSLPRWKRILVSIYLKLFVYSKIYRDVPKSYFDELKGIADGSGMSRVETIRASFLSEVGQLLGPAVIKRRAVAADLSTGGCTGIVVRKRATEDGILIHGKNTDYEGIGIWNRFPTVIFCKPDVGYSYVKVTSAGLLKGNLSMNEHGLTIAGHFIFSLKSRTSGTCFTILENEIMRKARNLEEAIAILRNGSRTGAFSFMISDSKSDRAVAIDCNSDRIGIRGDGEDVTVLTNICKSGFELENDDILLRFRMGRNPRARQYRAEELVDRWRADGINLARVAEILGDRFDPCTGAERAVGNVIAQISTVTSAMFRPQLRELWVAIGPAPVSTNAFIGLDLNPLFETGSAPKINGSISPRNDLSLPIGMGLRLYGYAAQMYLRGSKIRARLALEAAIRKDSNEPAYARILGSLFLKIGDLSNAKRWLLASLKLRQGINERMEVHLLLGIVADMEGNREQARQQYRKVFSNREVSSLEWDEINPFLISKAEKYYHTPFIRSNLTDFEVSFNFTSGLE, from the coding sequence ATGACTCCTTCTTCCGATCGAACCCTCCAAACGATGGCAGAAGCGAACTGTAAACTTGTCGCTCAGTACGGGAAAGGCACGTTATACAGCTTTGGTCAATTGTCTATTTTATCCGTTCAAGGGAATTCGTATGAGATGGGCCTTCAACATGGTCGACTTCTACGCGAATCGGTTCGCAAAGGAGTTGTAAGATATTTTGGCAATCTCTCTGAGACGGATACTCGACTACGCTCCCTCCCGAGATGGAAACGGATCTTAGTTTCCATTTATCTGAAGTTATTTGTTTATTCGAAAATCTATCGTGACGTTCCAAAATCTTATTTCGATGAATTAAAGGGAATCGCGGACGGTTCCGGAATGTCTAGAGTCGAAACGATTCGCGCGAGTTTCCTTTCAGAGGTCGGTCAATTATTAGGTCCCGCGGTAATCAAACGAAGAGCCGTCGCCGCCGACTTATCGACGGGCGGTTGTACGGGTATCGTAGTTCGTAAAAGAGCAACCGAGGATGGAATTCTAATTCATGGAAAGAATACGGATTACGAGGGTATCGGTATTTGGAATCGATTTCCTACCGTGATCTTCTGTAAACCGGATGTGGGATATTCTTACGTAAAAGTGACAAGCGCCGGTTTGTTAAAAGGAAATCTTAGCATGAATGAGCACGGACTTACGATTGCCGGTCATTTTATCTTTTCTTTGAAATCGCGGACTTCCGGAACTTGTTTCACGATACTTGAGAATGAAATTATGCGTAAGGCGCGCAATTTAGAAGAAGCGATCGCTATCTTAAGAAACGGATCTCGGACAGGAGCATTTTCATTTATGATCTCCGACTCTAAAAGCGATCGGGCGGTAGCAATCGATTGTAATAGCGATCGTATCGGAATCCGAGGTGATGGCGAGGATGTTACCGTACTTACTAATATCTGTAAAAGCGGATTCGAGTTAGAGAACGACGATATACTTCTTCGCTTTCGGATGGGTCGAAATCCGAGAGCGAGACAATACAGAGCTGAGGAGTTGGTCGATCGTTGGAGGGCTGATGGAATCAACCTTGCTCGAGTGGCTGAAATTCTTGGAGATCGTTTTGATCCGTGTACCGGTGCGGAACGCGCGGTTGGGAATGTCATAGCCCAAATATCCACGGTGACGAGTGCAATGTTTCGTCCCCAATTACGGGAATTATGGGTGGCAATTGGACCGGCCCCTGTGTCGACTAATGCCTTTATCGGATTAGATCTCAATCCACTTTTTGAGACAGGCTCTGCTCCAAAGATCAACGGTTCGATTTCTCCTCGTAACGATTTATCCCTTCCGATCGGAATGGGACTTCGTCTCTACGGTTATGCGGCACAGATGTATCTTCGAGGTTCGAAAATTCGCGCGCGTTTGGCTTTGGAAGCCGCGATCCGAAAAGATTCGAATGAGCCGGCCTATGCTCGTATATTAGGAAGTTTATTCTTAAAGATCGGAGACTTATCGAACGCAAAGCGATGGTTGCTCGCTTCCTTAAAGCTCAGACAAGGTATAAATGAAAGAATGGAAGTTCACCTCTTGTTGGGAATTGTTGCGGATATGGAAGGGAATCGAGAGCAGGCAAGGCAACAATATCGAAAAGTATTTTCAAACAGGGAAGTCTCGTCTTTAGAATGGGATGAGATAAACCCTTTTCTAATTAGTAAGGCCGAAAAATATTACCACACTCCTTTTATTCGATCAAACCTTACTGATTTTGAAGTTTCTTTTAATTTTACGAGCGGATTGGAATAG
- a CDS encoding response regulator transcription factor — MKILILEDEPVHAKYLMKLLNTVVESSVKEIKHVTSVEEADMELKRSPVDLFFLDLNIFGFDGFEILEKIPTMFTNTIIVSAYTDFAIRAFEYGVIDFIPKPILEDRLRLAMKRYSLNSTTYRSQRDKITNAKSRLKRVDIEKLENRLSHLMEIEKVYLNEELSLEFLAEELELHPRQLSEFLNGKKQTSFHSFVHSYRIREAKKLLIKYPEKNVSEIGFEVGYKSLSSFYEAFRKELKINASEFRKKGPSHND; from the coding sequence ATGAAAATTTTGATATTAGAAGATGAGCCAGTGCATGCAAAATATTTAATGAAATTATTAAATACAGTTGTCGAATCATCTGTTAAGGAAATCAAACACGTGACCTCTGTCGAAGAGGCGGATATGGAATTAAAACGTTCGCCAGTGGATCTATTTTTTCTAGATCTCAATATCTTTGGATTTGACGGTTTCGAAATTTTAGAAAAAATTCCTACAATGTTTACGAATACTATTATTGTCTCCGCTTATACAGATTTTGCAATTCGGGCATTTGAGTATGGCGTAATTGATTTTATACCCAAGCCCATCTTAGAAGATCGATTACGCTTGGCTATGAAAAGATATTCTCTTAATTCTACCACGTATCGAAGTCAAAGAGACAAAATTACCAATGCTAAGTCTCGGCTAAAAAGAGTCGATATTGAAAAATTAGAAAATCGATTAAGCCATCTAATGGAAATAGAAAAAGTATATTTAAACGAGGAACTATCTCTAGAGTTTTTAGCAGAAGAACTCGAATTACACCCGAGACAACTCTCTGAATTTTTGAATGGCAAAAAACAAACGAGCTTTCATTCTTTTGTTCATAGTTACCGAATCAGAGAAGCAAAAAAACTTCTAATAAAATATCCCGAAAAAAATGTCAGTGAAATTGGTTTCGAAGTTGGATATAAATCTCTTTCAAGTTTTTATGAGGCTTTCAGGAAAGAACTCAAAATTAACGCTTCTGAGTTTAGAAAAAAAGGACCCTCTCATAACGATTAA
- a CDS encoding NADH:flavin oxidoreductase/NADH oxidase family protein produces the protein MESKISESRKLENVVSNSSFVLSRPITLPCGMRLENRFAKAATSEQLADYKSGDPTEDLAVLYERWARGGPGLIITGNVMVTKSGIGEAGNVYNRDKAPIALYNRWAEAAQSYGAACFMQLNHAGRQVIRILNPDPVAPSEIPLRIGGMFAKPRALFQDEIRDIVRAFATTASLARESGFSGVQLHGAHGYLISQFLSPLSNQRTDSYGGSLDNRMRFLIECYRAVRSACGKQFPVSLKLNSADFLRGGFASHEAAIVARILAEEGIDLLEISGGTYEKPEMLLEGAGRIKRSTIVREAHFVDFARLIRNTVTCPLMLTGGLRTPSKIEELIKEGSIDIAGMARPLIMEPDLPREFIQGRIKPALTPFTVSWPISRLPSLAAGLDMYYYTQQMKRMSAGLEPAKPTSSVLRLVQLLFSAFKKSTFLRSTRNNGETK, from the coding sequence ATGGAAAGCAAAATATCGGAATCAAGGAAGTTGGAGAATGTAGTTTCCAATTCTTCTTTCGTTCTCTCTCGGCCGATTACATTGCCTTGCGGAATGAGATTGGAAAATCGATTCGCAAAAGCCGCTACAAGCGAACAACTCGCCGATTATAAGTCCGGTGATCCCACGGAGGACCTTGCAGTACTTTATGAACGTTGGGCAAGAGGAGGCCCGGGTTTGATCATCACTGGAAACGTGATGGTCACTAAGAGTGGCATCGGAGAAGCAGGCAACGTTTACAATCGAGATAAAGCACCTATAGCACTTTACAATCGTTGGGCAGAGGCGGCCCAAAGTTACGGCGCCGCTTGCTTTATGCAATTGAATCACGCGGGTCGTCAAGTGATTCGAATCTTGAATCCTGATCCAGTTGCGCCGTCTGAGATTCCTCTTCGCATCGGAGGTATGTTTGCCAAACCGCGTGCCTTGTTCCAGGACGAAATACGAGATATAGTTCGAGCCTTCGCAACAACTGCATCTCTTGCGCGAGAAAGTGGTTTTAGCGGAGTGCAGTTACACGGAGCGCATGGATATTTGATCTCTCAGTTTCTTTCACCTTTGAGCAACCAAAGGACGGATTCTTACGGAGGAAGCTTAGACAATCGTATGAGATTCCTCATTGAATGTTATAGAGCTGTGCGCTCCGCTTGCGGCAAACAATTCCCAGTCTCGTTGAAACTCAATTCGGCGGATTTTTTAAGGGGTGGTTTTGCGTCCCATGAAGCGGCGATCGTTGCAAGGATATTAGCTGAGGAGGGGATCGACTTACTTGAAATTTCAGGCGGGACATATGAAAAGCCGGAAATGCTTCTTGAAGGAGCAGGAAGAATTAAGCGTTCAACCATCGTTAGAGAAGCGCATTTCGTGGATTTTGCTAGACTGATTCGAAATACCGTTACTTGCCCTCTTATGCTCACTGGCGGTTTGAGAACTCCTTCAAAAATCGAAGAACTTATTAAGGAGGGAAGCATCGACATCGCGGGAATGGCACGGCCGCTGATAATGGAACCGGATCTTCCGCGAGAATTTATTCAAGGAAGAATAAAACCTGCTTTGACTCCTTTTACAGTTAGCTGGCCTATTTCTCGTCTTCCTTCTTTGGCGGCTGGTCTGGATATGTACTACTATACTCAACAAATGAAACGAATGTCCGCAGGTTTAGAGCCGGCAAAACCGACCTCTTCCGTTCTTCGTTTGGTTCAATTATTATTTTCCGCATTTAAGAAGAGCACATTCCTGAGATCAACTCGAAACAATGGAGAAACGAAATGA